One genomic region from Bradyrhizobium icense encodes:
- a CDS encoding IclR family transcriptional regulator: protein MANGRLKARGPRQGGQAIRRALAVLRTLAVGGERGVPLAEVVQATSLARPTVHRIVHVLIEEGIVERSERTGNYIVGRQVPELALARPSRSPLLIAAEPHLAAASAQLGDTLFLTVRTGLDTLCVARRIGSYPIQVLSIEVGVRRPLGVSSAGVAILAAMPSAEARKIVLANETRFGAYRTDTATVLGQIQLARRRGYNLRDVGLVQGTKSLSAWIRTPDGQPAAAITLSAIRNRLSPRRAIEVADVLVAAARAIEAATARD, encoded by the coding sequence ATGGCGAACGGTCGGTTAAAGGCACGAGGGCCGCGGCAGGGTGGGCAGGCGATCCGCCGCGCGTTGGCCGTGCTGCGGACGCTCGCCGTCGGCGGGGAACGAGGCGTACCTCTGGCTGAAGTCGTGCAGGCGACTTCGCTCGCTCGCCCTACGGTACATCGCATCGTGCATGTGCTGATCGAGGAGGGGATTGTCGAGCGCAGCGAGCGGACGGGAAACTACATCGTCGGCCGCCAGGTGCCCGAACTGGCACTGGCACGTCCATCGCGCTCGCCGCTGTTGATTGCCGCCGAGCCGCATCTGGCGGCAGCGTCGGCGCAACTCGGCGATACCCTGTTTCTGACGGTGCGCACCGGGCTCGATACGCTGTGCGTGGCGCGCCGCATCGGCAGCTATCCGATCCAGGTGTTGTCGATCGAGGTCGGTGTACGGCGTCCTTTGGGCGTCAGCAGCGCCGGGGTGGCAATCCTGGCCGCCATGCCGTCAGCAGAGGCGCGCAAGATCGTGCTCGCCAACGAAACCCGGTTTGGTGCTTACCGGACGGATACGGCCACCGTGCTCGGCCAGATCCAGCTCGCGCGCCGCCGGGGCTACAATCTGCGTGACGTCGGCCTCGTGCAGGGAACGAAGTCATTGTCGGCGTGGATCAGGACGCCCGACGGCCAGCCCGCTGCAGCGATTACGCTCTCCGCCATCCGAAACAGATTGAGCCCACGCCGCGCGATCGAAGTGGCGGACGTTCTTGTCGCGGCTGCGCGTGCGATCGAAGCGGCGACGGCGAGGGATTAA
- a CDS encoding Bug family tripartite tricarboxylate transporter substrate binding protein: MKFFAIAGVALSALITVALNTPVDAQQWPARQVRLIVPYPAGGNVDGAARVIADRLQAKLGQPFIVENKAGAGGLIAAEAFAKMPPDGYALFVGANGPVLFAPEIAKREAYNWKRDFVPITSITMTPLVLEVHPSVKAKDLKEFIELARRDPGKLTMASPGQGTTNHLLSELMQSTLGLQWLTVHYRGNAPALNDLIGGQVQFALDQISVGLPSIKSGMLRALAVTGNRRTSWLPDVPTFTELGYKDFDGQTFTGLFAPAGTPAEIVTKLHDTLAEILKDPAIVQKFNALGAEAVSMTPAEFTSYLEREDAKWIPVVRKANIKAD; encoded by the coding sequence ATGAAATTTTTCGCGATCGCAGGCGTCGCCCTGTCGGCACTGATCACGGTAGCGCTGAACACACCGGTAGACGCCCAGCAATGGCCGGCGCGTCAGGTACGGCTGATCGTGCCATATCCCGCCGGCGGCAATGTCGACGGCGCTGCGCGCGTCATCGCCGACAGGCTGCAGGCGAAGCTGGGCCAGCCGTTCATCGTGGAAAACAAGGCCGGCGCCGGCGGCCTGATCGCCGCCGAGGCGTTCGCGAAAATGCCGCCCGACGGCTACGCCTTGTTCGTCGGCGCCAACGGTCCCGTGCTGTTCGCACCTGAGATCGCCAAGCGCGAGGCCTATAACTGGAAGCGGGATTTCGTTCCCATCACCTCGATCACGATGACGCCGCTGGTGCTCGAAGTGCATCCGTCGGTGAAGGCCAAGGACCTGAAGGAATTTATCGAGCTTGCCCGCCGCGATCCGGGCAAGCTGACGATGGCTTCGCCCGGCCAGGGCACCACCAACCATCTGCTCAGCGAACTCATGCAGTCGACGCTGGGCCTGCAATGGCTGACGGTGCATTACCGCGGCAACGCGCCCGCTCTCAACGACCTGATCGGCGGACAGGTGCAGTTTGCCCTGGACCAGATCTCGGTCGGATTGCCTTCGATCAAGAGCGGCATGCTGCGCGCGCTCGCCGTCACCGGCAACCGCCGTACCTCCTGGCTGCCGGATGTCCCGACCTTCACTGAACTCGGCTACAAGGACTTTGACGGCCAGACGTTTACCGGCCTGTTCGCGCCGGCTGGCACGCCGGCGGAGATCGTGACCAAGCTCCACGATACCCTCGCGGAGATCCTGAAAGATCCGGCGATCGTTCAGAAGTTCAACGCGCTCGGCGCCGAGGCCGTATCGATGACGCCGGCCGAGTTCACGAGCTACCTCGAACGCGAGGACGCCAAGTGGATTCCCGTCGTCCGCAAGGCGAACATCAAGGCCGATTGA
- a CDS encoding DsbA family protein has translation MPSFRLFVPALFALALCGAPLPASAQSFTDTQRGDIEAIVRNYLIAHPEVLEEAMTELSKRQAAAEAAKHEAGVAKHADAIFNSPRNVTVGNKDGDVTFVEFFDYNCGYCKRAMLDMMELMKSDPKLKVVLKEFPVLSAGSVEAAQVGVAVRMQDPTGKKYLDFHQKLLTGRGAADKARAMAVAKEVGLDMAKLEKDMNSAEVRSTLEENFKLAEAMGMNGTPSYVIGKQVVIGAVGVEALREKISNARCGKATC, from the coding sequence ATGCCCTCGTTCCGTCTTTTCGTCCCCGCACTGTTCGCTTTGGCGCTCTGCGGCGCGCCGCTTCCCGCCTCTGCGCAGAGCTTTACCGACACCCAGCGCGGCGACATCGAGGCCATCGTCCGCAATTACCTGATCGCGCATCCCGAGGTGCTCGAAGAGGCGATGACCGAACTCAGCAAGCGTCAGGCCGCAGCCGAAGCCGCCAAGCACGAGGCCGGCGTCGCCAAGCATGCGGACGCGATCTTCAACTCGCCGCGCAACGTCACGGTCGGCAACAAGGACGGCGACGTCACCTTCGTCGAGTTCTTCGATTACAATTGCGGCTATTGCAAGCGCGCGATGCTGGACATGATGGAGCTGATGAAGAGCGACCCGAAGCTCAAGGTCGTGCTCAAGGAATTTCCGGTGCTGAGCGCGGGCTCGGTCGAAGCCGCTCAGGTCGGCGTCGCCGTGCGCATGCAGGATCCGACCGGCAAGAAATATCTCGACTTCCATCAGAAGCTGCTCACTGGCCGCGGCGCCGCCGACAAGGCACGCGCGATGGCTGTTGCCAAGGAAGTCGGCCTCGACATGGCGAAGCTGGAGAAGGATATGAACAGCGCAGAAGTGCGCAGCACGCTCGAGGAAAATTTCAAGCTCGCCGAGGCCATGGGCATGAACGGCACGCCGAGTTATGTGATCGGCAAGCAGGTCGTGATCGGCGCAGTCGGCGTCGAGGCCCTGCGCGAAAAGATCAGCAACGCTCGCTGCGGCAAGGCGACCTGCTGA
- a CDS encoding DUF1236 domain-containing protein, producing the protein MTVAAAALIAGTGFANAQGTGTGRGDAGSAGSAAQQGAPSSERGGAGTMQREPGGTTGMGQSEQKSMGGEKAQRSEDRKGGKDMKAEGKEDRGGMKSDKGQTTGQGTMQRDQGTTQRDRDQTTTQGRDQMQRDQKAQGQQDRDRTQTQTQGGAAGQTTTTGQAGAGAKLSTEQRTQITSVIKEQRVQPVTNVNFSISVGTRVPRDVHFHALPERVVTIYPEWRRYKFILVKEQIVIVDPNTFEIVAILEA; encoded by the coding sequence ATGACGGTCGCCGCGGCGGCCCTGATCGCCGGAACCGGCTTTGCAAATGCGCAAGGCACCGGCACGGGACGCGGCGACGCCGGGTCGGCCGGTTCTGCGGCGCAGCAGGGCGCGCCTTCTTCTGAGCGGGGCGGTGCCGGCACGATGCAGCGTGAACCCGGTGGCACCACCGGCATGGGGCAGTCCGAGCAGAAGTCGATGGGCGGTGAAAAGGCCCAGCGCAGCGAAGACCGCAAGGGCGGCAAGGACATGAAGGCCGAGGGCAAAGAAGACCGCGGCGGCATGAAGAGCGACAAGGGCCAGACAACCGGCCAAGGCACAATGCAGCGTGATCAGGGCACGACCCAGCGTGACCGTGACCAGACCACGACGCAGGGCCGCGACCAAATGCAGCGTGACCAGAAGGCCCAAGGCCAGCAGGACCGCGACCGCACGCAGACCCAGACTCAGGGCGGAGCCGCGGGCCAAACGACCACAACAGGTCAGGCCGGTGCGGGCGCCAAGCTCTCGACCGAGCAGCGCACCCAGATCACCAGCGTGATCAAGGAGCAGCGCGTTCAGCCGGTGACGAACGTGAACTTCTCGATTTCGGTTGGCACCCGCGTACCGCGCGACGTGCACTTCCACGCGTTGCCGGAGCGGGTGGTGACGATCTATCCGGAATGGCGCAGGTATAAGTTCATCCTCGTCAAGGAGCAGATCGTGATCGTCGATCCGAATACCTTCGAGATCGTGGCAATTCTGGAAGCCTAA
- the aroQ gene encoding type II 3-dehydroquinate dehydratase, which produces MAQASAATIYVLNGPNLNMLGTREPETYGHARLADVEKLCVETAAQFGLKADCRQSNREGELIDFIHEAHAKKAAGIIINAGGYSHTSIALHDALVAVKIPTVEVHISNIHARESFRHHSFTAMAAFASLCGFGIDGYRLAISGLAAKIGSKAKG; this is translated from the coding sequence ATGGCCCAAGCCTCTGCCGCGACGATTTATGTGCTCAACGGCCCGAACCTCAACATGTTGGGGACGCGCGAGCCCGAAACCTATGGCCATGCGAGGCTCGCCGACGTCGAAAAACTCTGCGTCGAAACGGCAGCGCAGTTCGGCCTGAAGGCCGATTGCCGCCAGTCCAACCGCGAGGGCGAACTGATCGACTTCATCCATGAGGCGCATGCGAAGAAGGCGGCCGGCATCATCATCAACGCCGGCGGTTATTCGCACACCTCGATCGCGCTGCACGACGCGCTGGTCGCGGTCAAAATCCCGACTGTGGAAGTGCACATCAGCAACATCCACGCCCGCGAGAGCTTCCGTCACCACTCCTTCACGGCGATGGCCGCCTTTGCATCGCTCTGTGGCTTCGGCATCGATGGCTACCGGCTCGCAATATCAGGCCTGGCCGCCAAAATCGGCAGCAAGGCCAAAGGCTGA
- a CDS encoding sensor histidine kinase produces MKPVTPTLLYIDDDAGLARLVDRGLTRAGVKVVHAASGEEGLARLAQGGIDVIALDQYMPGLDGLETLERIMAIPDAPPVVFVTAAQDSAIAVTALKAGAADYLVKDTQGDFIPLLQVAIDGALRQAELQRARDEAEAEVHASRDRYAALAAEREVLLREVNHRVGNSLQIIASLLHLQANSATQDDVKAALTNAMGRVAAVAQVHRRLYTSHDLKSVLLNQYLEALLEDLRRSAEGNKMSRLTLKAEPIEIDPDRAVAIGIIVNELVMNAVKYAYPDGAGPIHVELKPEDEDLVVSIADDGVGLNAKSDPRSTGMGQRIVSAMAAKLDASAERDPNHHGTRIVLRFRRVPAAAPKSTNAAAS; encoded by the coding sequence ATGAAACCCGTGACGCCTACACTGCTCTATATCGATGACGACGCGGGCCTCGCCCGGCTGGTCGACCGCGGCCTCACGCGGGCGGGCGTCAAGGTCGTGCATGCGGCAAGCGGCGAGGAAGGCTTGGCGCGGCTGGCGCAAGGCGGCATCGACGTGATTGCGCTCGACCAGTACATGCCGGGCCTCGACGGCCTCGAAACGCTGGAGCGGATCATGGCGATACCGGACGCCCCGCCGGTGGTGTTCGTTACCGCCGCCCAGGATTCGGCAATCGCCGTCACGGCGCTGAAGGCCGGCGCCGCCGACTATCTCGTCAAAGATACGCAGGGCGATTTCATTCCGCTGCTTCAGGTCGCAATCGACGGTGCGCTCCGGCAGGCCGAGCTGCAACGGGCGCGCGACGAAGCCGAAGCCGAGGTTCACGCCTCGCGCGACCGCTATGCGGCGCTCGCCGCCGAACGCGAAGTGCTGCTGCGCGAAGTCAACCACCGCGTCGGCAACTCCTTGCAGATCATCGCCTCGCTCCTGCACCTGCAGGCCAATTCGGCAACCCAGGACGACGTCAAGGCGGCGCTGACCAATGCGATGGGCCGCGTCGCCGCGGTCGCGCAGGTGCATCGCCGTCTCTACACCTCGCACGACCTCAAGAGCGTGCTCTTGAACCAGTATCTTGAGGCCCTGCTGGAAGACCTTCGCCGTTCGGCCGAGGGCAACAAGATGTCGCGGCTGACGCTCAAGGCCGAGCCGATCGAGATCGACCCGGACCGCGCGGTGGCGATCGGCATCATCGTCAACGAACTGGTGATGAACGCCGTCAAATACGCCTATCCGGACGGCGCCGGTCCCATTCACGTCGAGCTCAAGCCCGAGGACGAAGATCTCGTGGTCTCGATTGCGGACGACGGCGTCGGCCTCAACGCCAAGTCAGATCCCCGCTCCACCGGCATGGGACAACGCATCGTGAGCGCCATGGCGGCCAAGCTGGACGCGAGTGCCGAGCGCGATCCCAACCATCACGGCACCAGAATCGTGCTGCGCTTCCGCCGCGTTCCGGCAGCGGCGCCGAAGTCGACCAACGCCGCGGCGAGTTAA
- the accB gene encoding acetyl-CoA carboxylase biotin carboxyl carrier protein: MARQPENKSADKSAANLKSDDSALIRELALLLDETSLTEIEIERAGLRVRVARNISVSAAMPASFQPAPAAAAAIAAGSAAGADLAKHPGVVPSPMVGTAYWAPEPGAKPFIDVGTKVSAGQTLLIIEAMKTMNQIPSPRAGTVTQILVEDGQPVEFGEPLVIIE, translated from the coding sequence ATGGCCCGCCAGCCCGAGAACAAATCAGCGGACAAATCAGCCGCAAATCTAAAGAGCGACGACAGCGCCCTCATCCGCGAACTTGCGCTGTTGCTCGATGAGACCAGCCTGACCGAGATCGAGATCGAGCGCGCCGGCTTAAGGGTGCGCGTCGCGCGCAACATCAGCGTGTCGGCGGCAATGCCGGCGAGCTTCCAGCCGGCGCCGGCTGCAGCGGCAGCCATCGCTGCGGGGAGCGCGGCGGGTGCCGACCTGGCCAAGCATCCGGGCGTGGTCCCCTCGCCGATGGTCGGCACCGCCTATTGGGCGCCCGAGCCCGGCGCCAAGCCCTTCATCGACGTCGGCACCAAGGTTTCGGCCGGCCAGACTCTGCTGATCATCGAAGCGATGAAGACGATGAACCAGATCCCGTCGCCGCGCGCCGGCACGGTGACGCAAATTCTCGTCGAGGACGGCCAGCCGGTCGAATTCGGCGAACCGCTCGTGATTATTGAGTAA
- a CDS encoding M48 family metalloprotease: MLLRIAPRKKSLKLTTLTTALALAVAPMAALAQENRGPPVLRDTETEQLLREYTRPILRAAGLEKHNIQMVIINQGVFNAFVADGRRIFVNYGAIMQSETPNQIIGVMAHETGHLAGGHLAKMREQMARAQTQMIIAMLLGAGAMVAGAQGGSNSGLANAGAAMFSAPGEVIRRNLLSYVRQQEENADKAGVKFLTATGQSAKGMYETFRRFTDESLFAARGSDPYVQSHPMPAQRVAALEELARSSPYWDKKDDPALQLRHDMVRAKISAFMERQDTVYRRYPMSNNSLPARYAHAIATYRHGDLRSALAQIDALIQQQPNNPYFHEVRGQALLEGGKPQEAIAPLRKAVALSNHAPLIEILLGQALVATGNNAHTDEAIAILRAAVAREGEAPIGYMQLAMAYGRKGDYAQADLASAQAAYLRGDSKTARDLASRAKTRFAIGTPGWVKADDIVNTKPPPGQKGN, encoded by the coding sequence ATCACTGAAGCTGACGACGTTGACCACTGCGCTCGCCCTTGCCGTCGCGCCGATGGCCGCGCTGGCGCAGGAGAACCGGGGCCCACCGGTGCTCCGCGACACCGAGACGGAGCAATTGCTGCGCGAATATACTCGCCCGATCCTGCGCGCCGCCGGGCTGGAAAAACACAACATCCAGATGGTCATCATCAACCAGGGCGTCTTCAACGCCTTCGTTGCCGACGGACGCCGCATCTTCGTGAACTACGGCGCGATCATGCAGTCGGAGACGCCGAATCAGATCATCGGCGTGATGGCGCACGAAACCGGCCATCTTGCCGGCGGCCATCTCGCCAAGATGCGCGAACAGATGGCGCGGGCCCAGACGCAGATGATCATCGCCATGCTGCTTGGCGCCGGCGCGATGGTCGCGGGCGCGCAAGGCGGCAGCAACAGCGGGTTGGCCAACGCCGGCGCGGCGATGTTTTCCGCGCCGGGAGAAGTGATCCGCCGCAACCTGCTCTCCTACGTGCGCCAGCAGGAAGAAAACGCCGACAAGGCCGGCGTGAAGTTTCTGACCGCCACAGGCCAGTCCGCCAAGGGCATGTACGAGACCTTCAGACGCTTCACCGACGAAAGCCTGTTCGCCGCGCGCGGCTCCGACCCCTACGTTCAGTCGCATCCGATGCCGGCCCAGCGCGTCGCAGCGCTGGAAGAACTGGCACGGTCGAGCCCTTATTGGGACAAAAAGGACGACCCTGCCCTGCAGTTGCGCCACGACATGGTGCGCGCCAAAATCTCGGCGTTCATGGAGCGGCAGGATACCGTGTACCGGCGCTATCCGATGTCCAACAACAGCCTGCCTGCACGCTACGCGCACGCAATCGCGACCTATCGGCACGGCGATCTGCGCAGCGCGCTGGCGCAGATCGACGCCCTGATTCAGCAGCAACCCAACAATCCCTATTTCCACGAGGTGCGCGGCCAGGCGCTGCTGGAGGGCGGCAAGCCGCAGGAGGCGATCGCACCGCTTCGCAAGGCCGTAGCGCTCTCCAATCACGCGCCACTCATCGAGATACTGCTTGGGCAGGCCCTCGTGGCAACCGGCAACAACGCCCACACCGACGAGGCCATCGCGATCCTGCGCGCGGCGGTCGCGCGCGAGGGCGAGGCGCCGATCGGCTATATGCAGCTTGCTATGGCCTATGGCCGAAAAGGCGACTACGCGCAGGCCGATCTGGCATCGGCCCAGGCCGCCTACCTGCGCGGCGACAGCAAGACCGCGCGCGATCTCGCCTCACGGGCAAAGACGCGTTTTGCCATTGGGACGCCGGGATGGGTCAAGGCTGACGACATCGTGAACACCAAGCCGCCGCCCGGCCAGAAGGGCAACTAG
- a CDS encoding sensor histidine kinase: protein MNRNLVTADAQRRRATGQILLLAAALLVLVAISAASVVLVNEARKDNASVLHTIEVENHLNALLLEIRRAESGARGYLLTSGPEFLRDHDSAVSNILPYLEKLERSTSDNAAQVENLKKLRPAIETRLGQFTREMSFVKQGDPQSATALVREAAAGDTSTIIYDVGQAMRAEEDRLFLARTATADRTQQLASLVTVAGSGLVIALAGISIFLVRRSSRARDEAETQLRDSNLNLETTIDERTADLREANDEIQRFAYIVSHDLRSPLVNIMGFTSELEELRGDIFKRIAALSRAQSAAPLAPENATDTAEPALEGTDKQLSEDFSEALSFIKSSIGKMDRLISAILNLTREGRREFEPVWIDTSELIEGIVATVAHQAAEAQAEIRIDALPNIVSDRLALEQIFSNLIDNALKYLKTGVPGEIAIRGRTKLGFAIFEISDNGRGIDPKDHQRIFELFRRAGTQDKPGQGIGLAHVRALVRRLGGTMSVASELNQGSTFTITLPINWSANRNPRT, encoded by the coding sequence ATGAACCGAAATCTTGTGACCGCTGATGCTCAGCGCCGGCGCGCCACGGGACAAATCCTGCTGCTCGCCGCGGCATTGTTGGTGCTGGTGGCCATCAGCGCCGCCTCGGTCGTGCTCGTCAACGAAGCGCGAAAAGATAACGCTTCCGTGCTTCACACCATCGAGGTTGAAAATCATCTCAATGCCTTGCTGCTGGAGATACGGCGGGCCGAAAGCGGCGCCCGCGGCTATCTCTTGACCTCGGGACCGGAGTTTCTTCGCGACCACGATTCCGCAGTATCCAATATTTTGCCCTATCTCGAAAAGCTGGAGCGATCGACCAGCGACAACGCCGCCCAGGTCGAAAACTTGAAGAAGCTTCGGCCGGCGATCGAGACCCGGCTCGGCCAGTTCACCAGGGAGATGAGCTTCGTCAAGCAGGGCGATCCCCAGAGTGCCACCGCCCTGGTACGCGAAGCAGCGGCCGGCGATACGAGCACGATCATCTACGATGTCGGCCAGGCTATGCGGGCCGAGGAAGATCGGCTGTTTCTGGCACGCACCGCGACCGCAGACCGCACCCAGCAGTTGGCCTCGCTGGTAACGGTAGCGGGATCGGGCCTCGTGATCGCGCTCGCCGGAATTTCGATCTTTCTGGTGCGACGCTCGTCGCGCGCCCGCGACGAGGCCGAGACGCAATTGCGCGACAGCAATCTCAATCTCGAGACCACTATCGACGAGCGCACCGCCGACCTGCGCGAGGCCAATGACGAGATCCAGCGCTTCGCCTATATCGTCAGCCACGACCTGCGCTCGCCGCTGGTGAACATCATGGGCTTCACCAGCGAACTGGAGGAATTGCGCGGCGACATCTTCAAACGCATCGCAGCGCTTTCCCGCGCGCAGTCCGCCGCGCCATTAGCCCCGGAAAACGCCACCGATACCGCCGAACCCGCGCTCGAGGGGACTGACAAGCAACTCTCGGAGGATTTCTCCGAGGCGCTCAGCTTCATCAAATCGTCGATCGGCAAGATGGACCGGCTGATATCGGCGATCCTCAATCTCACCCGCGAGGGACGGCGCGAGTTCGAGCCGGTCTGGATCGATACGAGCGAGCTGATCGAGGGCATCGTGGCGACCGTGGCGCATCAGGCCGCGGAAGCCCAGGCCGAGATCCGGATCGACGCATTGCCGAATATCGTCAGCGATCGCCTTGCGCTGGAGCAGATATTCTCCAATCTGATCGACAATGCGCTCAAATATCTCAAGACCGGCGTCCCCGGCGAAATCGCGATTCGCGGTCGCACCAAGCTCGGCTTTGCTATTTTCGAGATATCGGACAATGGTCGCGGCATCGACCCCAAGGATCATCAGCGCATTTTCGAGCTGTTCCGTCGCGCCGGAACCCAGGACAAGCCGGGGCAAGGCATCGGCCTTGCCCATGTACGCGCTCTGGTGCGTCGTCTGGGGGGAACCATGTCGGTCGCATCGGAACTTAACCAGGGCAGCACGTTCACGATCACGTTGCCCATTAATTGGTCTGCCAACCGGAACCCACGGACATGA
- a CDS encoding response regulator — protein sequence MSNPVTIIMIEDDEGHARLIERNIRRSGVNNDIMPFTSGTAALNYLFGKDGTGLDHKGSALLILLDLNLPDTSGIDILKRVKENQYLKTTPVVVLTTTDDSQEIKRCYELGCNVYITKPVNYESFANAIRQLGLFFSVIQVPPAAL from the coding sequence ATGAGTAATCCAGTCACCATCATCATGATTGAGGACGACGAGGGCCATGCTCGCCTGATCGAACGGAATATACGCCGATCCGGTGTCAACAATGACATCATGCCGTTCACCAGCGGTACAGCAGCGCTGAATTACCTGTTCGGCAAGGATGGGACCGGTCTCGACCACAAGGGCAGCGCGCTTCTGATCCTGCTCGATCTCAACTTGCCCGATACGTCCGGCATCGACATTCTGAAGCGGGTCAAGGAAAACCAGTATCTCAAGACCACGCCGGTCGTGGTGCTGACCACCACCGACGATTCTCAGGAGATCAAGCGCTGCTACGAACTCGGTTGCAACGTCTACATCACCAAGCCCGTGAACTACGAAAGCTTCGCCAACGCCATTCGCCAACTCGGTCTGTTCTTCTCCGTCATTCAGGTCCCTCCGGCCGCCCTATGA
- the accC gene encoding acetyl-CoA carboxylase biotin carboxylase subunit gives MFDKILIANRGEIALRVLRACKELGINTVAVHSTADADAMHVRLADESVCIGPPPSKDSYLNVPALLAACEITGADAVHPGYGFLSENARFAEILADHNLHFIGPKAEHIRLMGDKIEAKKTAKRLGIPVVPGSDGAVSSDDDAMAIGKAIGFPVLVKAAAGGGGRGMKVAHTADDLMLALSTASNEAKSAFGDASVYLEKYLQKPRHIEIQILGDGRGGAIHLGERDCSLQRRHQKVWEEGPSPVLAAAARAKIGETCAKAMRDMKYLGVGTIEFLYEDGEFYFIEMNTRIQVEHPVTESITDIDLVLEQIRIAAGGDLPAKQEEVAIIGHAIECRVNAENPQTFRPSPGKITQFHPPGGLGVRIDSAVYQGYVIPPYYDSLVGKLIVHGKTRAECLMRLRRALDEMVVDGIETTLPLFRALVREADIINGDYHIHWLEQYLAGQPTDGKAP, from the coding sequence ATGTTCGACAAGATTCTGATAGCCAATCGCGGCGAGATCGCGCTCCGCGTGCTGCGCGCGTGCAAGGAGCTCGGCATCAATACCGTCGCGGTGCATTCCACCGCCGACGCCGATGCCATGCACGTGCGGCTCGCCGACGAGAGCGTCTGCATCGGACCGCCGCCGTCAAAGGACTCGTATCTCAACGTCCCCGCTTTGCTCGCGGCCTGCGAGATCACGGGCGCGGATGCCGTACATCCCGGCTACGGATTTCTTTCCGAGAACGCCCGCTTCGCCGAAATCCTCGCCGACCACAATCTGCACTTCATCGGCCCGAAGGCCGAGCACATCCGCCTGATGGGCGACAAGATCGAAGCCAAGAAAACCGCCAAGCGGCTCGGCATCCCGGTCGTGCCCGGCTCCGACGGCGCGGTCTCGTCGGACGACGACGCCATGGCAATCGGCAAGGCGATCGGCTTCCCGGTACTGGTGAAGGCTGCCGCTGGCGGCGGCGGGCGGGGCATGAAGGTTGCGCACACCGCCGACGACCTGATGCTGGCGTTGTCGACCGCATCCAATGAGGCCAAGTCCGCCTTCGGCGACGCCTCGGTCTATCTGGAAAAATACCTGCAGAAGCCGCGCCACATCGAGATTCAAATCCTGGGCGACGGCCGCGGCGGTGCGATCCATCTGGGCGAGCGCGATTGCTCGCTGCAGCGCCGGCACCAGAAGGTCTGGGAAGAAGGCCCCTCGCCGGTTCTCGCCGCCGCCGCCCGCGCCAAGATCGGCGAGACCTGCGCCAAGGCGATGCGGGATATGAAATATCTCGGCGTCGGCACCATCGAATTTCTCTATGAGGACGGCGAGTTCTATTTCATCGAGATGAACACCCGCATCCAGGTCGAACATCCCGTCACCGAGAGCATCACCGACATCGACCTCGTACTGGAGCAAATCCGCATTGCCGCCGGCGGCGACCTGCCCGCAAAGCAGGAAGAGGTCGCGATCATCGGGCATGCCATCGAATGCCGCGTCAATGCGGAAAACCCCCAGACTTTCCGCCCCTCGCCCGGCAAGATCACACAATTCCATCCGCCCGGCGGGCTCGGCGTGCGGATCGATTCCGCCGTTTATCAGGGCTACGTCATTCCGCCCTACTATGATTCTCTCGTCGGCAAGCTGATCGTGCACGGCAAAACCCGCGCCGAGTGCCTGATGCGGCTGCGCCGCGCGCTCGACGAGATGGTAGTGGATGGCATCGAAACCACGCTGCCGCTGTTCCGGGCGCTGGTCCGGGAGGCCGATATCATCAACGGCGACTACCACATTCACTGGCTCGAGCAGTACCTCGCCGGCCAGCCCACGGATGGCAAGGCGCCATAG